Proteins from one Porites lutea chromosome 3, jaPorLute2.1, whole genome shotgun sequence genomic window:
- the LOC140930572 gene encoding uncharacterized protein, translated as MIPRRFLLFVAAAFVLQFQMYAQLRMMLIILSLAQFQLEGRAFLRLFEIRRRRRNRRGHPYFWVLPRPADSWFDIHYNDPRIPDEYFRKQLRMRRATFRLLLDVLRPYITRQNTRFRRCIEPEKVLAIGLTRLAHGGTYVSIGPGFNVGTTTVIEAVEDVVTGLVSIKHDYIKFPETEAQVVETRETFEELSDLPNVAGAIDCTHVTIKAPTDSRVDYFSRFQRYDIIVQAVADGKKRFLDVAAGFPGSLHDARVLRNSRLYRRCENQELLTGPTMNVLGREIGPYLVADSAYFLAPWLQKVYPEGTQDPDEIAFNEELSSARVSVECAFGILKSRWRILTKQIESGVSSVSDTVVACAVLHNFCINAGDEWEWDDGDDDGGNDNDVNVLRDGDDIRELLKEYIAM; from the coding sequence ATGATCCCAAGACGTTTTCTGCTTTTTGTAGCTGCAGCATTTGTCCTACAATTTCAGATGTACGCTCAGCTGAGGATGATGCTGATAATTTTGTCTCTTGCTCAATTTCAACTAGAGGGGAGAGCTTTTCTGAGATTGTTCGAGATTCGAAGGCGAAGACGAAATCGGCGTGGACATCCGTACTTTTGGGTTCTCCCTCGACCCGCCGATTCATGGTTTGATATTCATTATAATGACCCAAGAATCCCAGACGAATATTTCAGGAAACAGCTTCGAATGAGAAGAGCTACTTTTCGTTTGCTTTTGGATGTCCTTCGCCCATACATCACAAGACAAAACACTCGTTTTAGAAGGTGTATTGAGCCAGAAAAGGTATTGGCAATTGGGCTCACGCGCTTAGCTCATGGAGGAACATACGTTTCGATTGGGCCTGGTTTTAACGTTGGGACAACGACAGTAATCGAGGCCGTCGAAGACGTCGTTACAGGACTGGTTTCTATAAAACATGATTATATCAAATTCCCTGAAACTGAAGCTCAAGTTGTTGAAACGAGGGAAACTTTCGAAGAGCTTTCTGATCTTCCAAATGTGGCTGGTGCAATTGATTGCACACATGTCACGATCAAAGCCCCTACTGACAGCAGAGTCGACTACTTCAGTCGATTCCAGCGCTACGATATAATCGTCCAAGCCGTGGCTGATGGCAAGAAAAGATTCCTAGATGTAGCAGCTGGCTTTCCAGGATCCCTGCACGATGCACGCGTGTTACGGAACAGTCGCCTTTACAGACGATGCGAGAACCAAGAATTATTGACTGGTCCTACTATGAATGTTCTCGGCCGAGAGATTGGTCCATATTTGGTGGCCGATAGCGCTTATTTTTTGGCTCCCTGGTTACAAAAAGTTTACCCTGAAGGAACGCAAGATCCCGACGAAATTGCATTTAATGAGGAACTTTCCTCGGCCAGAGTTTCCGTGGAGTGCGCCTTTGGAATTCTGAAAAGTCGTTGGCGTATTTTGACAAAGCAAATCGAAAGCGGGGTTAGTTCTGTGAGTGATACAGTTGTAGCATGtgctgttttacacaatttctGCATTAATGCCGGCGATGAATGGGAATGGGATGATGGCGACGACGACGGAGGAAATGATAATGATGTAAATGTTTTGAGGGATGGCGACGATATCAGAGAACTACTAAAAGAGTACATTGCCATgtga